The following coding sequences are from one Paenibacillus sp. JDR-2 window:
- a CDS encoding helix-turn-helix domain-containing protein, which yields MEHAIYSRDLSQLCKLIQESCRLPVFYTHNNRLSIEAAAAAGIPLSPLFPDLEGLVQSLLTPEMEYPSIRTTNFWEQFIIIPVKHETKCKAYIIVGPSIEELPPEEHRTKQLNDYRIPYREKPDWADYWESLPKVNRMRLLHTCVLTNLLVNQEALEITDVLQYCFKYAQPQAFKRDVERTLSAHRESLTFHQSMMEEKKFFNLIRVGDPAGLMIKLAEFSYDGAGVLSKRSPIRSLKNLAICGIALGMRAAIEGGLYEEQAYMLSDLYIQQIEELHDIQTVKAAMEGALLDFAERVEQCRIHVLSKPVKACREYIYTHLYEEITVDKLAAVSGLNSGYLMQLFKKETGQTIACYIQKERIEEAKKLLQMTGDNISSIGSRLGFYDQAHFIKVFKKHAGTTPRHYRATL from the coding sequence GTGGAGCATGCCATTTATTCACGCGATCTTTCTCAATTATGCAAGCTGATTCAGGAGAGCTGCCGCCTTCCCGTTTTTTACACCCATAACAATCGGCTTTCTATAGAGGCAGCTGCCGCAGCTGGTATTCCGTTAAGTCCGCTATTTCCCGATCTGGAGGGGCTGGTTCAATCGCTTCTTACGCCGGAGATGGAATATCCCTCGATTCGTACAACCAACTTTTGGGAGCAGTTTATCATTATCCCCGTCAAGCATGAAACCAAATGCAAGGCTTATATTATAGTTGGCCCCTCCATCGAGGAGCTTCCGCCGGAAGAGCATAGGACCAAGCAGTTGAACGATTATCGAATCCCGTACCGGGAAAAGCCTGACTGGGCCGATTATTGGGAGAGCTTGCCCAAAGTCAATCGGATGCGCCTGCTTCATACCTGCGTGCTGACCAACCTGCTTGTTAATCAAGAGGCGCTGGAAATAACCGATGTGCTTCAGTACTGCTTCAAATACGCGCAGCCACAGGCTTTCAAAAGGGATGTCGAACGGACCCTATCCGCCCATCGGGAGTCGCTCACTTTTCACCAAAGCATGATGGAGGAAAAAAAGTTTTTTAATCTGATCCGGGTAGGAGATCCGGCGGGGCTGATGATCAAATTAGCGGAGTTTTCCTACGATGGGGCTGGCGTGTTATCCAAACGCAGTCCTATCCGCAGTCTAAAAAACCTGGCGATATGCGGTATCGCGCTTGGGATGCGGGCAGCGATTGAAGGAGGCCTATACGAGGAACAGGCTTACATGCTGAGCGATTTGTACATTCAGCAAATTGAGGAGCTTCACGACATCCAGACGGTAAAGGCCGCCATGGAAGGCGCGCTGCTGGATTTTGCGGAGAGGGTCGAGCAATGCCGTATTCATGTTTTGTCCAAACCGGTCAAGGCTTGCCGGGAATACATCTATACCCATCTTTACGAAGAGATCACGGTAGATAAGCTGGCGGCCGTATCGGGGCTGAACAGCGGTTACTTAATGCAACTGTTCAAAAAAGAAACCGGCCAGACCATCGCCTGCTATATTCAAAAGGAAAGAATCGAGGAGGCCAAAAAGCTGCTCCAAATGACCGGAGATAACATCTCGTCTATTGGTTCGCGCTTGGGCTTTTACGATCAGGCGCATTTCATCAAGGTGTTTAAGAAACACGCGGGAACGACGCCGAGGCATTATCGGGCTACTCTATAA
- a CDS encoding DUF58 domain-containing protein, producing MKTQGNDSNVMMAEAAKGQPAQGFPQSTGNKTKPAGAGKTGTGAQEAVVEEPVQSARPSVYRTRWGAWLLISAGWLLSLAGMFTRGGAVETFMLIVLSLLPLLSIVMPLLSTFGLTVSRVIPEPKIKDGDEAVIRLTLKRSSFVPFVWIAVHDGMTNTSTAKKTRLDYRYLVAPLLRKKVEISYSVLAVRRGEHQFGQVTVTVGDWLGLTAFHKKLDCPGTLVAVPALPEQQRRRTEQLHGAVAEQVSGDSSAAFISDGGEISDITADRLLQQAGIGPGSRPYREGDSMRHINWRAAAKGRGMFTKQHLLEQPAEIIMIADTYSAAFNHDGRLFDVSLAWLARGIEHAAADGCDVRLLAGAAGTGAKEKHKRGGQAGQHANQLLERLAKLKLAKAAVSVDSLRTELGSLKPGGVIHVYTADWRSGQSWIQLAAYAADQQCRIRLHVVTKQSVLTFAMREQQRLLEEAGMSVNWLAYPDMMNRPTQTAEGGGQHARLHS from the coding sequence ATGAAGACGCAGGGAAACGACTCGAATGTCATGATGGCGGAAGCGGCCAAAGGACAGCCGGCACAAGGCTTCCCGCAATCGACTGGCAATAAAACGAAGCCGGCCGGAGCAGGAAAGACCGGAACGGGAGCGCAGGAAGCGGTTGTAGAAGAACCGGTGCAGTCTGCGCGCCCTTCGGTTTACCGCACGCGCTGGGGAGCCTGGCTCCTCATATCGGCCGGCTGGCTGCTGAGTCTGGCCGGCATGTTTACCCGGGGCGGGGCGGTAGAGACTTTTATGCTGATTGTACTGAGTCTGCTTCCGTTGTTATCCATTGTTATGCCGCTGCTATCGACATTTGGCCTTACGGTCAGCCGGGTTATCCCGGAACCCAAAATCAAAGACGGCGACGAGGCGGTTATACGGCTGACGTTGAAGCGTTCTTCCTTCGTGCCTTTTGTATGGATAGCCGTTCACGACGGAATGACCAATACCAGCACGGCAAAAAAGACGCGCTTGGACTATCGTTACCTTGTGGCGCCTTTGCTGCGAAAAAAGGTGGAGATCAGTTATTCCGTTCTTGCCGTCAGGCGCGGGGAGCATCAATTCGGCCAGGTAACCGTAACGGTTGGCGATTGGCTTGGACTTACGGCTTTTCACAAAAAGCTGGATTGTCCGGGTACCTTAGTAGCCGTCCCCGCCCTTCCGGAGCAGCAAAGGCGCAGGACAGAACAATTGCATGGAGCTGTGGCGGAACAGGTATCGGGCGATTCGTCGGCTGCTTTTATAAGCGACGGCGGAGAGATCAGCGACATCACCGCGGACAGGCTGCTGCAGCAAGCCGGAATTGGACCAGGCAGCAGACCGTACCGGGAAGGGGACTCGATGCGGCATATTAATTGGCGGGCTGCGGCCAAAGGGCGGGGGATGTTCACAAAGCAGCATCTGCTCGAGCAGCCGGCCGAAATTATTATGATCGCGGATACGTACAGCGCTGCATTTAATCATGACGGGCGGCTATTTGACGTCTCTCTGGCATGGCTCGCAAGAGGGATTGAACATGCGGCAGCGGACGGCTGCGATGTCCGGCTCTTGGCAGGGGCTGCTGGTACAGGGGCAAAAGAGAAGCATAAGCGGGGCGGCCAAGCTGGTCAGCATGCTAACCAACTGCTGGAACGGCTAGCGAAGCTGAAGCTTGCGAAAGCGGCAGTCTCCGTTGACAGCCTCCGGACAGAGCTTGGCAGTCTGAAGCCCGGCGGTGTAATCCATGTCTATACCGCGGACTGGAGAAGCGGTCAAAGCTGGATTCAGCTTGCCGCCTATGCGGCCGATCAGCAATGCAGAATCCGTCTGCATGTCGTCACGAAGCAATCGGTTCTGACGTTTGCAATGCGCGAGCAGCAGCGTCTTCTGGAAGAGGCGGGAATGTCCGTCAACTGGCTCGCTTATCCGGATATGATGAACCGGCCGACGCAAACGGCGGAAGGAGGCGGCCAGCATGCGAGACTCCACTCCTGA
- a CDS encoding polysaccharide deacetylase family protein: protein MIRLLAAFVIGALLMSSATGCASHREKEQGRNSLPEPNAYSEEEMPIQIQNEDDTPELVGGPEDVVRKEEPLTLAELREKYKSTFLLQGSSKEKRVALTFDDGPDETFTPLVLDELKKAGVKATFFVVGNRIEANPDIFQRMVSDGHAIGNHSYSHPNFLKLSDEKFRGEIEKTDRLIKTYIGYLPTLIRPPYGGVSEDQINWLASMEKKIINWNVDSLDWKGLNADEVYANIMDAAKNGSIILQHSAGGDGEDLTGTVEALGRVIAKLKEKNMELVTVPDLIHLQ from the coding sequence TTGATTCGATTACTTGCGGCTTTCGTTATCGGCGCTCTGCTTATGTCATCAGCAACGGGCTGTGCCAGTCATCGCGAGAAGGAGCAGGGCAGGAACTCGCTGCCTGAGCCTAATGCGTATTCCGAGGAAGAAATGCCGATTCAAATACAGAATGAAGACGATACGCCCGAGCTGGTAGGCGGTCCGGAGGATGTCGTCCGCAAGGAAGAGCCGCTGACGCTGGCTGAGCTCCGCGAGAAGTATAAAAGTACGTTTTTGCTGCAGGGCAGCTCCAAGGAAAAGCGCGTTGCGCTGACCTTTGACGACGGTCCGGACGAGACCTTTACGCCTCTGGTGCTGGACGAACTCAAAAAGGCCGGCGTCAAAGCGACTTTTTTTGTCGTGGGCAACCGGATTGAAGCAAACCCGGATATTTTTCAGCGGATGGTAAGCGATGGACATGCGATCGGCAACCATTCCTACAGCCATCCTAATTTTTTGAAGCTGTCCGACGAGAAATTCAGGGGGGAAATCGAAAAGACCGACAGGCTGATCAAGACTTACATCGGTTACCTTCCTACACTCATAAGACCTCCTTATGGCGGGGTCTCGGAGGATCAGATCAACTGGCTGGCCAGCATGGAGAAAAAAATCATCAACTGGAACGTGGATTCTCTGGACTGGAAAGGGCTAAACGCCGATGAAGTGTACGCCAATATTATGGATGCGGCCAAGAACGGGAGTATCATTTTGCAGCATTCCGCGGGTGGTGATGGCGAGGATCTGACAGGGACCGTAGAAGCGCTAGGACGGGTCATTGCCAAGTTGAAGGAAAAGAATATGGAGCTCGTAACCGTACCGGATCTCATTCATTTGCAATAA
- a CDS encoding AAA family ATPase: MIVPKFEGLQGRAEAQSWPEPPQVLLQRLIHRVDQVLLGKRETVTQLLTAMLAGGHVLLEDVPGVGKTMLAGAFARVLGGEFKRIQFTSDMLPADVIGGAVWDSRISELVYRPGPIMANIVLADEINRTSPRTQSALLEAMEERRISVEGETRKLPEPFVLIATQNPLSYEGTNTLPEAQLDRFMMRLSIGYPSMENEAKMLEQYASGSRLEPHQLRPVLMLEEWLRMQREVRQAHVHPGLLEYMAKVTDATRRAPELELGLSPRAGRDWLRAAQARAYVEGRRYVLPDDLFATGEAVLAHRLNGVSAGGRQVSEALVRIMRSTPLPASIAPGQAAGRQK; this comes from the coding sequence ATGATCGTGCCGAAATTCGAGGGTTTGCAGGGAAGAGCGGAAGCGCAGTCTTGGCCGGAGCCGCCGCAGGTGCTGCTGCAAAGGCTTATTCATAGAGTAGATCAGGTTTTGCTGGGAAAAAGAGAAACGGTTACCCAGCTTCTCACGGCTATGCTGGCCGGCGGCCATGTGCTGCTGGAGGATGTGCCGGGCGTGGGGAAAACGATGCTGGCGGGCGCCTTTGCCCGCGTGCTGGGCGGAGAGTTCAAGCGAATCCAGTTCACCTCGGATATGCTGCCTGCGGATGTGATCGGCGGAGCGGTCTGGGACAGCCGGATCAGCGAACTTGTATACCGGCCGGGGCCGATTATGGCGAACATTGTTCTGGCCGACGAGATTAACCGGACTTCGCCGCGAACGCAATCGGCGCTGCTCGAAGCGATGGAGGAGCGGAGAATCAGCGTAGAAGGGGAGACCCGCAAGCTGCCGGAGCCGTTTGTGCTTATTGCCACGCAGAACCCGTTAAGCTATGAAGGGACCAACACGCTGCCGGAAGCGCAGCTGGACCGTTTCATGATGCGGTTGTCCATTGGCTACCCGTCCATGGAAAACGAAGCGAAAATGCTGGAGCAGTATGCGTCCGGCTCGAGGCTGGAGCCTCATCAGCTGCGTCCTGTGCTTATGCTGGAGGAGTGGCTGCGGATGCAGCGCGAGGTAAGGCAGGCGCATGTCCATCCCGGACTGCTCGAATATATGGCAAAGGTGACGGATGCGACTAGACGCGCGCCCGAGCTCGAGCTGGGATTAAGTCCGCGCGCGGGACGCGATTGGCTGCGCGCGGCACAAGCAAGAGCTTACGTAGAGGGAAGAAGATACGTGCTGCCGGATGATCTGTTTGCCACCGGAGAGGCTGTGCTGGCCCATCGGCTAAACGGTGTAAGCGCCGGGGGAAGACAGGTATCCGAAGCATTGGTCCGGATTATGAGAAGTACGCCATTGCCCGCGTCTATTGCCCCCGGTCAAGCCGCAGGGAGGCAGAAATGA
- a CDS encoding DUF4129 domain-containing transglutaminase family protein has protein sequence MRDSTPDNGSIGFRALTTVLLFGLLAEWLLPWLHYKEWADVYQIGPLLTVVGCVMVMGLFRPAWYMSLIMNGFLCVMTIMLLFKGNDESALHWLANYPGMLAGDIKKLFTYGMWTMTSELRTLLLFVGWAMLAPALQALVWMRQVALGLTAITVSYLLIIHTWVGIDVFNGLLRTTAEGLLLGAVVTMARVRRMQGGGSEFDRQLHPKWLAAGEFLVLLCVGVGMLLSSGQPRQTEPSAWTVNAANRLEQAMAELGKENYSAAMQAAIGTAGQGRGMTGYGFDDRELGASLSQDDTIVFSGFSPVQTYWRGESKAVYNGRGWDSSWSGKVLHPVEYGDKLSELAVGTSGDNRTIRQTVVMTEPSASQGLPLFFAGSGGRVLSLSAIDPNRQLSTYVEDELAGALYSADKEAQVERYTVESRLPLTDTSLLRETDSSAFAGETAALTQTEETDLSDYLQLPDSLPDRVKTLADKIVGDERTDRYDQVKAVEQYLKNSYTYSLDSAVPPKGADFVDYFLFEQERGYCVHFSSAMVVLLREEGIPARWVKGFVSGTPVSTAGADVTSTAGTLYNVRAKDAHAWVEVYFPGAGWVPFDPTPGFAGGLGPAGADAGGSASDGLSSAGGAADDAGAPEHADAGTDGMLAQFEAAVDHAASAVARGADALAQAARSAAHGAAAASPAALAAAGAAALLFAAGLAAAAQRRRLRLALALRRYAAAHGAGRAAAAQEQFAAVSAAAWVLLGRRMMARPPHHTAREYADAVSASMPGARAEALRRFIAWDDAARFGQRGEWSAPPPEQLAAAMNALLGKPGKAVSAATVQAAE, from the coding sequence ATGCGAGACTCCACTCCTGATAACGGGTCGATAGGCTTCCGGGCACTGACGACCGTATTGTTATTTGGCCTGTTGGCCGAATGGCTGCTGCCATGGCTCCATTACAAGGAATGGGCGGATGTATACCAGATTGGCCCGTTGCTGACGGTGGTCGGCTGCGTGATGGTTATGGGGCTTTTTCGCCCGGCTTGGTATATGTCGCTCATCATGAACGGCTTCTTATGCGTCATGACGATCATGCTTCTATTTAAAGGAAATGACGAAAGCGCGCTGCATTGGCTTGCGAACTACCCGGGCATGCTGGCCGGAGATATTAAAAAGCTGTTCACTTACGGCATGTGGACGATGACCAGCGAGCTGAGGACGCTGCTGCTGTTCGTAGGCTGGGCTATGCTGGCTCCTGCGCTGCAGGCGCTTGTATGGATGAGGCAGGTTGCCCTTGGACTGACGGCAATCACGGTCTCTTACCTGTTGATTATTCATACCTGGGTTGGAATCGACGTGTTTAACGGTTTGCTTCGCACAACCGCGGAGGGCCTGCTGTTAGGTGCCGTCGTAACGATGGCCAGAGTAAGGCGGATGCAGGGCGGCGGCAGCGAATTCGACCGCCAGCTCCATCCGAAATGGCTGGCTGCCGGCGAATTTCTGGTGCTTTTATGCGTCGGCGTCGGAATGCTGTTATCCAGCGGGCAGCCTAGGCAAACGGAGCCTTCGGCATGGACCGTAAACGCGGCGAACCGGCTCGAACAGGCGATGGCGGAGCTTGGCAAGGAGAATTATTCGGCAGCCATGCAGGCGGCAATTGGTACGGCGGGGCAAGGCCGAGGCATGACCGGATATGGCTTCGACGACCGGGAGCTTGGGGCTTCCCTATCCCAGGACGATACGATAGTGTTCAGCGGGTTTTCGCCGGTTCAGACCTACTGGAGAGGTGAATCCAAGGCAGTCTATAACGGACGAGGCTGGGACAGCAGCTGGAGCGGGAAGGTGCTGCATCCGGTGGAATACGGAGATAAGCTGTCCGAGCTTGCCGTCGGTACTTCCGGGGATAACCGGACCATCCGGCAGACGGTAGTGATGACCGAGCCTTCGGCTTCGCAGGGATTGCCGCTCTTTTTCGCGGGGAGCGGGGGACGTGTGCTTAGCCTCTCGGCGATTGATCCCAATCGGCAATTAAGCACGTATGTGGAGGATGAGCTGGCGGGCGCTCTGTATTCGGCGGATAAGGAAGCGCAGGTGGAGCGTTATACCGTAGAGAGCCGGCTTCCCCTAACGGATACTTCCTTATTGCGGGAGACTGACAGCTCCGCCTTTGCGGGAGAAACCGCGGCGCTTACGCAAACAGAGGAGACGGATCTGTCGGATTACCTGCAGCTGCCGGATTCTTTGCCGGACCGTGTGAAGACGCTGGCGGACAAGATCGTTGGAGATGAACGGACCGACCGTTACGATCAGGTGAAAGCGGTAGAGCAATATTTGAAGAACAGCTATACGTATTCGCTGGACAGCGCGGTTCCGCCAAAGGGAGCGGACTTTGTCGACTACTTCCTGTTTGAGCAGGAGCGCGGTTATTGCGTGCATTTTTCCAGCGCCATGGTTGTTCTGCTCCGCGAGGAAGGGATTCCGGCGAGATGGGTAAAAGGCTTCGTATCCGGCACGCCGGTATCAACGGCGGGCGCGGACGTTACCAGCACAGCCGGGACCCTCTACAACGTGCGCGCGAAGGATGCGCACGCTTGGGTAGAGGTATACTTCCCGGGTGCTGGCTGGGTGCCGTTTGACCCGACGCCGGGCTTTGCCGGCGGCTTGGGGCCAGCGGGTGCTGACGCCGGGGGATCGGCGTCGGACGGGTTGTCATCGGCCGGTGGAGCTGCCGATGATGCGGGGGCGCCAGAGCATGCCGATGCCGGAACGGACGGCATGCTGGCGCAGTTTGAGGCGGCGGTGGACCACGCCGCCTCGGCCGTAGCGCGAGGGGCGGATGCCCTCGCGCAGGCGGCGCGGAGCGCCGCCCATGGCGCGGCGGCGGCTTCGCCCGCCGCGCTGGCCGCCGCAGGCGCGGCCGCGCTGCTCTTCGCGGCCGGCCTTGCGGCTGCGGCGCAGCGCAGGCGGCTGCGCCTCGCGCTCGCGCTGCGCCGGTACGCCGCGGCGCATGGCGCAGGCCGCGCCGCCGCTGCGCAAGAGCAGTTCGCCGCGGTATCCGCCGCGGCGTGGGTCTTGCTCGGCCGCCGCATGATGGCGCGGCCGCCGCATCATACCGCGCGCGAGTACGCGGACGCCGTGTCGGCGTCGATGCCCGGCGCGCGCGCCGAAGCGCTTCGGCGGTTCATCGCCTGGGACGATGCCGCCCGGTTCGGGCAGCGGGGCGAATGGAGCGCCCCGCCTCCGGAGCAGCTTGCCGCCGCGATGAATGCGCTGCTCGGCAAGCCCGGCAAAGCCGTTTCGGCGGCCACCGTGCAAGCCGCCGAATAA
- a CDS encoding beta-glucosidase, which yields MERDIQALIGEMTLEEKAGMCSGLDFWRLKGVERLGIPSIMVTDGPHGLRKQQGGTDHLGIFESVPATCFPSAAGMASSWDRELIATVGIALGEECQAENIAVLLGPGANIKRSPLCGRNFEYFSEDPYLSSEIAASHINGVQSQGVGTSLKHFAVNNQEHRRMGVDAVVDERTLREIYLASFEGAVRKAQPWTVMSAYNKVNGTYASENSYLLTDILKDEWGHEGFVVTDWGANNNRVDGLAAGQELEMPSSGGVNDRKIVAAVRNGQLSEEVLDRAVERILNLIFMSVDSRKPEADYDRAEHHALARKVAGETMVLLKNERNLLPLQQNRKLAVIGAFAQKPRYQGGGSSHIKPTQIDVPLEEIQKLAGDAASVAYAQGYHVDRDDTDESLLEQAIEAAKAADTAIIFAGLPDRYESEGYDRKHLRMPANQNQLIEAIAAVQSNVVVVLLNGSPVEMPWIGQVDSVLEAYLGGQAVGGAIADVLLGIANPSGKLAETFPVKLSDNPSFLFFPGEGNRVEYREGIFVGYRYYDTKQVKPLFPFGHGLSYTSFAYSGLLLSRKEMLDTDTLEVQVTVQNTGSMAGKEIVQLYVRDVDSTVMRPTKELKQFAKVDLQPGEATTVTLTLDKRSFAYYNVQVKDWHVESGQYEILIGRSSEDIALSDTLTVESTVKVKTKVDRSTLLADLMSDPDRAPVVQGLIQSFQSGMGASMDSDSMKDAMGEGMGEMFAEMMKYMPLRAMVSFSQGAFTDEMLDGLLAQLNQL from the coding sequence ATGGAGCGCGATATTCAGGCACTGATCGGCGAAATGACACTGGAAGAAAAAGCAGGCATGTGCTCGGGCCTCGATTTTTGGCGGCTAAAAGGCGTGGAGCGATTAGGCATTCCAAGCATTATGGTTACGGACGGACCGCACGGACTGCGCAAGCAGCAAGGCGGAACGGATCATCTCGGCATTTTCGAGAGCGTGCCGGCGACCTGCTTCCCTTCTGCCGCCGGGATGGCAAGCTCTTGGGACCGCGAGCTGATCGCAACCGTTGGCATAGCGCTTGGCGAAGAATGCCAGGCAGAGAATATCGCCGTCTTGCTTGGACCCGGAGCCAATATTAAACGGTCGCCGCTTTGCGGACGCAACTTCGAATATTTTTCCGAAGATCCTTATCTATCCTCCGAGATTGCGGCCAGCCACATTAACGGCGTTCAGAGCCAAGGCGTCGGCACTTCGCTGAAGCATTTTGCCGTGAACAACCAGGAGCACCGCCGGATGGGCGTCGATGCGGTTGTGGATGAGCGCACGCTGCGCGAAATTTATTTGGCCAGCTTCGAAGGCGCCGTACGCAAGGCTCAGCCTTGGACGGTTATGAGCGCTTATAACAAAGTGAACGGCACGTATGCTTCCGAGAATTCTTACCTGCTTACCGATATTTTGAAAGATGAATGGGGCCATGAAGGCTTTGTCGTGACGGACTGGGGCGCGAATAATAACCGCGTGGACGGCCTCGCTGCCGGTCAAGAGCTGGAAATGCCGTCAAGCGGCGGCGTTAACGACCGAAAAATCGTTGCGGCTGTACGGAACGGTCAGTTGTCCGAAGAGGTGCTCGACCGCGCGGTTGAACGGATTTTGAACCTCATTTTCATGAGCGTGGATAGCAGGAAGCCGGAGGCCGATTACGACCGTGCGGAGCATCATGCCCTTGCCCGGAAGGTTGCCGGGGAAACGATGGTGCTGCTGAAAAATGAGCGAAATCTGCTTCCGCTGCAGCAAAACCGTAAATTAGCCGTTATTGGCGCCTTCGCGCAAAAGCCAAGATACCAGGGCGGCGGCAGCTCCCATATTAAACCGACGCAGATTGATGTGCCGTTAGAGGAAATTCAAAAGCTTGCGGGCGATGCCGCTTCCGTTGCGTACGCGCAGGGCTATCATGTGGATAGAGACGATACCGACGAGAGCTTGCTGGAACAGGCGATTGAAGCTGCGAAAGCTGCCGATACCGCCATCATCTTTGCGGGATTGCCGGACCGTTATGAATCCGAAGGTTATGACCGCAAGCACCTGCGGATGCCTGCCAATCAAAATCAGCTTATTGAGGCGATTGCCGCCGTGCAAAGCAACGTGGTGGTTGTTCTGCTCAACGGTTCCCCGGTCGAGATGCCTTGGATTGGCCAAGTGGACTCGGTGCTTGAGGCATATTTGGGAGGACAAGCCGTTGGCGGCGCAATTGCGGATGTATTGCTTGGCATCGCCAATCCAAGCGGCAAGCTGGCCGAGACGTTCCCGGTGAAGCTCAGCGACAACCCTTCGTTCCTGTTCTTCCCTGGCGAAGGCAACCGCGTCGAATACCGCGAGGGGATCTTTGTCGGGTACCGCTATTACGACACGAAACAGGTAAAGCCGCTGTTCCCGTTTGGACATGGGCTTAGCTATACGTCGTTCGCTTATTCCGGCCTCTTGCTGAGCCGCAAGGAGATGCTGGACACGGATACGTTGGAGGTACAGGTAACCGTGCAGAATACCGGCAGCATGGCGGGCAAAGAAATCGTGCAGCTGTACGTGCGGGATGTGGACAGCACCGTCATGCGTCCAACGAAAGAGCTGAAACAATTCGCCAAGGTCGACCTGCAGCCAGGAGAGGCAACGACGGTAACGCTGACGCTGGACAAACGCTCATTCGCTTATTACAACGTGCAAGTAAAAGACTGGCATGTGGAATCGGGCCAATATGAAATTCTGATCGGGCGTTCCTCCGAGGACATTGCGCTCAGCGATACCCTTACCGTCGAATCTACCGTTAAAGTAAAAACAAAAGTCGACCGCAGCACGCTGCTTGCCGATCTGATGAGCGACCCGGACCGGGCGCCGGTAGTGCAAGGGCTCATTCAGAGCTTCCAGTCAGGCATGGGCGCTTCGATGGACAGCGATTCGATGAAAGACGCGATGGGCGAAGGCATGGGCGAGATGTTTGCCGAGATGATGAAATATATGCCGCTGCGGGCGATGGTCTCTTTCAGCCAGGGTGCTTTTACGGACGAGATGCTGGATGGACTCCTGGCACAGCTTAATCAACTATAA
- the guaA gene encoding glutamine-hydrolyzing GMP synthase, which yields MNKNEIIIVLDFGGQYNQLIARRIRDLGVYSELLPFNTSVERIRELQPKGIVFSGGPASVYEEKSPLVDPAIYDLGVPIFGICYGMQMMSHQLEGKVERAGKREYGKAEVDFAEGSHLAQGLDARQTVWMSHSDLVVEPPAGFRVDASTEHAPIAAMSNPDRKFFAVQFHPEVRHSVYGNEMIRNFLYNICGCEGNWTMESWIEDTITDIRNQVGDRKVLCGLSGGVDSSVVAMLIHKAIGDQLTCMFIDHGMLRKDEAESVMETFVGKFDMKVVKIDASERFLGKLKGVTDPEQKRKIIGNEFIYVFDEESAKLGEFDFLAQGTLYTDIVESGTATAQTIKSHHNVGGLPEDMKFELVEPLKTLFKDEVRKVGAECGLPDEIVHRQPFPGPGLAIRVLGEVTEDKLHIVRESDAILRDEIAKAGLDREIWQYFTALPGMKSVGVMGDARTYSYTVGIRAVTSIDGMTADWARIPWDVLEKISVRIVNEVDNVNRIVYDVTSKPPATIEWE from the coding sequence ATGAATAAGAATGAAATTATCATTGTACTCGACTTTGGGGGACAGTACAATCAGCTGATCGCGCGCCGCATCCGCGACTTGGGCGTATACAGCGAACTGCTGCCATTTAACACTTCGGTAGAACGGATCCGTGAACTGCAGCCGAAAGGTATCGTATTCTCGGGAGGACCGGCAAGCGTTTATGAAGAGAAATCCCCATTGGTAGATCCGGCAATTTATGATCTGGGCGTTCCAATCTTTGGCATCTGCTACGGCATGCAAATGATGTCGCATCAGCTCGAAGGTAAAGTAGAGCGTGCCGGCAAACGCGAGTACGGTAAAGCGGAAGTAGACTTTGCGGAAGGCAGCCATCTGGCGCAAGGCCTGGACGCGCGTCAAACGGTATGGATGAGCCATAGCGATCTTGTAGTCGAGCCGCCTGCGGGCTTCCGCGTCGACGCAAGCACCGAGCATGCTCCAATCGCTGCTATGAGCAATCCTGACCGTAAATTCTTTGCGGTACAATTCCATCCAGAGGTTCGTCACTCTGTATACGGCAACGAAATGATCCGTAACTTCCTGTACAACATCTGCGGCTGCGAAGGCAACTGGACGATGGAATCGTGGATCGAAGATACGATTACTGATATCCGCAACCAAGTCGGCGATAGAAAAGTGCTGTGCGGTCTGTCCGGTGGCGTAGACTCCTCGGTTGTTGCGATGCTGATTCACAAAGCTATCGGCGATCAATTGACATGCATGTTCATCGATCACGGCATGCTGCGTAAGGACGAGGCTGAGAGCGTAATGGAGACGTTCGTCGGCAAGTTCGATATGAAAGTTGTGAAGATCGACGCTAGCGAGCGCTTCCTTGGCAAGCTGAAAGGCGTTACCGACCCTGAGCAAAAACGTAAAATTATCGGCAACGAGTTCATCTACGTGTTCGACGAAGAATCCGCTAAGCTTGGCGAGTTCGATTTCCTCGCGCAAGGCACGCTGTACACCGATATCGTCGAGAGCGGTACGGCTACGGCGCAGACGATCAAGTCGCATCACAACGTAGGCGGACTGCCTGAAGATATGAAATTCGAGCTCGTTGAGCCCCTGAAGACACTGTTCAAGGATGAGGTTCGTAAAGTAGGCGCGGAATGCGGTCTTCCAGACGAAATCGTTCACCGTCAGCCGTTCCCGGGTCCGGGTCTTGCGATCCGTGTTCTTGGAGAGGTAACAGAAGACAAGCTGCACATCGTTCGCGAATCCGACGCGATTCTGCGCGACGAGATTGCCAAAGCCGGTCTCGACCGTGAGATCTGGCAATACTTCACGGCTCTGCCTGGCATGAAGTCCGTTGGCGTTATGGGTGATGCTCGTACGTATTCGTACACCGTCGGCATCCGCGCAGTAACGTCTATCGACGGCATGACAGCGGACTGGGCTCGTATCCCTTGGGACGTGCTCGAGAAAATCTCCGTTCGTATCGTTAACGAAGTAGACAACGTTAACCGTATCGTCTACGACGTAACGTCCAAGCCACCGGCTACGATTGAGTGGGAATAG